The candidate division KSB1 bacterium region TTTCGTAAGCCGCACCCGTACCTTTCCCCACAAGGGGGAAGCTGACTTTTGTAATCATTTCATCATCTTTAAGCGCTGTTTCGAACAACTCCGTGAAAAAGTCGTCTGCGACAATCGTTCTGCTGCCGGATTTACCTTCGACATGAATGTCCGCGTTTAATGCCAAAACCAGCGCCGGATAATCAGCGGCCGGATCGGCATGGGCCAAACTGCCGCCAATCGTGCCGCGATTGCGGACTTGCGGGTCGCCAATTTTACCGGCGGCTTCAGCCAAGACGCCACACTCCTTCTTGATGACATCGGAGTGTTCAACGGCACGGTGGGTTGCGAACGCTCCAATCTCTATTTTATCTCCACTCATTTTTATTTCACTCAGTTCACCGATTCCCGAAACATCAATTAGAGTCGAAGGCGTGCTTAGCCTGAATTTCATGGCCGGAATTAAGCTGTGCCCGCCTGCCAGCAACTTTGCGCCATCACCATGCTGGGAGAGCAGCGAGATCGCATCTTTTACGGAATTGGCGCGAACGTATTCAAAATTACTTGGAATCATTTTTTAAGCTCCTTATTGAAAAAATAACTTGGGCTGCTCTAAAAGCCAAAAGAGTGTTGTCATTTCGGGCGAATGCGAGAAATCTGAAAGCCCAAAATTTGTGCATTAACAATATAATTTTGTAATTTTTACGACTCATTTGTTGTCAGATTCCTCCCTTTGGTCGCAATGGCATTTTTCATCGATTGCCGTTTCCGTGAATGGCATTCCATACCCGTTGTGGTGTAAACGGCATTTGAAGATCCTTCACGCCGAGGTGAGCCACAGCATCGATTACCGCGTTTGCAATACACGCCGTTGAAGCAATGGTGCCCGCTTCGCCGGCACCTTTTACTCCCAGAGGATTATCCGGACAGGGCGTCGTTGTGCGATCGATTTCAAATGAAGGCAGGTCATCCGCTTTTGGAATAGCATAATCCATCATGGTGCCGGTCAAGAGTTGACCGCTGTCATCGTAAACGGCCTCTTCCCAGAGCACCTGTCCTGCGCCCTGGGCAATGCCGCCATGTAGCTGCCCATCTACGATCATGGGATTGATGACATTGCCAACATCATCAACTGCAACATATTTTAAGATTTTAACTTTGCCGGTGTCAGGATCGATTTCAACAGAGCAAATGTGAGTGCCAAACGGAAAGGTGAAATTCTTCGGATCCCAAAAGGCATTGTCCTCAAGACCGGGCTCGAGATCTTCGGGATAGTCGTGCGGAACGTAAGCGATCAGGGCAACTTCCGCAAAGGTGACCGATTTGTCTGTGCCTTTGACCGTCCAGCTGCCGTCTGCAAATTCGAGGTCGTCTGCTGAAGCCTCGAGTTTGTGCGCAGCGATTTTCTTGGCTTTCTCTTTGATTTTTTCTATCGCTTTATAAATAGCGTTGCCACCCACGGCGATGCTGCGTGAACCGTAGGT contains the following coding sequences:
- a CDS encoding xanthine dehydrogenase family protein subunit M — its product is MIPSNFEYVRANSVKDAISLLSQHGDGAKLLAGGHSLIPAMKFRLSTPSTLIDVSGIGELSEIKMSGDKIEIGAFATHRAVEHSDVIKKECGVLAEAAGKIGDPQVRNRGTIGGSLAHADPAADYPALVLALNADIHVEGKSGSRTIVADDFFTELFETALKDDEMITKVSFPLVGKGTGAAYEKFPHPASRFAVVGVAVVVTVDGGKCTAARVGVTGAAASPFRATDVENALTGKALDEQTISDATAKVADPADLLSDLFASAEYRAHFCSVMAKRALMTAAARAK